The Chitinophaga lutea genome contains the following window.
CCGGCAAGCCAGGCATAAAACCGCCAATAAAAGGCAGGAAAATAATTTCATAGATGCAATGATTAATTCCGCAGCTTAACCGGCAGGCTGCAGCACATCCGGTGCTTTTTCACCGGGTAGGCCGCAGCCCGCTTTTCAGTTAATCCGGCGTTGATCCACTTTACTGCCACAGGCTGTTCTGCCTGGCCTTGGGATTCGACTTCAACTCACTGGCCGGAATAGGGAATACATAGTGTTTCGCTTGAAATACGTTCGCACCCTGCTTCTCGCGGGCTTTCAGCACCTGCGACAGCTCCGCCGCGGTTTTGTGCCACCTCCTGAGGTCGTACACACGATTCTGTTCAAAAAACAACTCCAGCAATTTCTGGTGGTCGATTTCTTTGAGCAGGTCCGTTTTCCCTGGCAGGTCCGCGCCGGTTTTGTCTGCGAGGCCGGCTCTTCTCCGGATGCGGTTGATATCGTCCAGCGCCTTGCCGTTCTTTCCGTTCTGCGCTGCCGCCTCTGCACGCAGCAGTAAAACTTCGGCGAAACGGAATACCCGGAAGTTGGCTGTAGAAGGCGTAGCGCCCCAGTAATTATCGGCGTCCTTTACATTCCGCCATGCATTGGTGCCTTTCCTGATCAGGAACCTTCCGTATGTAACGGTATCCAGCTGTGTGCCCGGGTGAAGCCGTACAATGGTGGAGATGGCGGACGTCCACATCCGCTCGAATGTTTGATTATCGTAAAACGTGGCATCTGCCTCACCGAGAACGGAGTATTTCCACATCAGGGAGGCGTACATCCGTTTATCGAATTTAGTATCGGAACCTGCCGGGCGTTGTTCTTTTACGAATTCGCGCACCATGTAATTGGACGGCACATATTTGAACCAGCCGCCGGCAGAAGGGGGGCCGATAAACTGGGGCAGGTAGTTGTACATCGGGGAATTGGGCGATTCCACGCTCCAGGCGCCATATTGGTCGCCCAGCGGCGCAAAGGTCCATTCAAACACAGACTCTGCATTGTACTCGTTTTTATCCGTGAAATTATCCTCAAAGTTACTCACCAGATCATACGCATAGGGCGGTTTGCTCAACAGGTCGAGTGTGGTTTCCGCTTTCCCGTAGTCTTCCAGGAACATGTACGATTTCCCCAGGTAAGCTAATGCAGCGCCGCTGGTGGCCCTGCCTTTCTCCTTTGCATCCCGCGCCGGCGGCAAACCAGCCGCGGCTTCCGTGAAGTCGCTGATCACCAGTTTCCACACTTCTTCCTTCGTACCGCAAGGCACGGCATACCCGTCCGTTGTTTCCACCGGCGCGGTTCTGATCGGCACGGGCCCCCAGTTGGAAGCCAGGATGAAGTATGCCAGCCCGCGCAGGAACTTCGTTTCCGCGATATACTGTGCTTTTTTCGCCGCATCCAGCTTCACCTCCTCTATTTTCGACAGCAGCAGGTTGGCCCGGTGAATGCCTTTGTACAGGTTGTTAAAAACATCGTTGAGGTCGCTGTTGTTCTCGTCATTGGTGAAACTGGCCACGCCCCAGGTGGCAGGCTCTCCTCCCGGGATGGTAAACACGTCGTCGCCCAGTGAATTGATATCCTGTATGCCCGTAAACGAGCCCCAGTAACCGTACAGTGACGGGCGAAGCGGGCTGTATGTTGCAGCCAGCGCGGACAGAACGCTGCTTTCATCTTTCCAGAACCTGGCGTCGGTTACCTTGTTGGGATCATTCTGGGTAAGAAATTCTTTTTCGTTGCAACCGGCGGCGGCCAGCAGCAGTGTGAAGGTCGCTATATATCGATATTTTCTTTTCATGGTACTAAACAGTTTGTCGGTTAAAAGGTGAGGTTCAGGCCAAACAATACGGTGCGGGCAAGAGGATAGGCATCCCACGAATCGTCTACACCCCGCACCAGCGCACCGCCACCGATATCCGGGTTGTAGCCCTTGTACTTCGTGATGGTGAAAAGATTTTCGCCGGAAGCAAATACCCTCAATTTTTCAATCCCGTGTTTTGCAAGGAGCCGTGTTGGCAGGGCATAACCCAGTTCTACCCTTTTCAGACGCATGTACGAGCCGTCTTCCAGCCACCTGTTGATGTTACTGCGGTTGTTATTATTGGGGTCGGCAAGAATAAAACGCGGGAAATCGCTGTGGTTCTCCGGCGTCCAGGCATTGAGCACGTCGGTGGACAAATTGGTGACTTCGTTCATCTTCTCCATCCACTTTCTCCTGGCGTTGTAGATTTTATTCCCTGTCAGGCCTTCCAGGAACAGGTTCAGGTCAAATCCCTTCCAGGCCAGGTTGGCAGAAAGCCCCATGGTCATATTGGGGAACGGGCTGCCCATGTACTGTTCATCCTTGTTGTCGATGATCCCGTCGTTGTTGAAGTCTACGAACCGGATATCACCTGGCTGGGCATTCGGCTGAATGGCGACACCGCCTTTGTTATGCGCCTGCACTTCTTCTTTTGAATTGAAGATGCCGTCCGTGGCGATCAGCCAGAAACCGCCGATGGGGTGGCCGACTACCGCCCGGGAAATGGAACCGAATTCCTGCCTGCCCGAGCCGATGGTGATCGCCCTCATTTTATTCGAAACATGCGAGAAGTTCAACCCCAGCCGGTAGCTCAGGTTGCCGCTTTTATCGGTGTACTCTATCGTGGCTTCATAACCTTTGTTATCAATGATACCGGCATTCAGTGTGGGCGAGCCCGTTTTACCGACGGAAGGCGGGAACGGTACATTGAGCAGCACGCCTTCCGTTTTCTTGTTGAAAACATCTATGATCACCAGCAGTTTATTATTCAGGAACCCGAAGTCTGCCCCAATGTTCGTGATTTTTGTTTCTTCCCAGGATAGGTCCGTTGGCGAAGCATATCCGCTGGCGGTGGCACCCGGCCATAACACCCCGCCCTGTACATAGTTAAGCCCGCTGTTGATGCTGTTTTGCGTAAGGTAGTTACCGATTTCCTGGTTACCCAGCACGCCCCAGCTGCCCCGCAGTTTCAGGGAGCTTACAATGTG
Protein-coding sequences here:
- a CDS encoding RagB/SusD family nutrient uptake outer membrane protein, encoding MKRKYRYIATFTLLLAAAGCNEKEFLTQNDPNKVTDARFWKDESSVLSALAATYSPLRPSLYGYWGSFTGIQDINSLGDDVFTIPGGEPATWGVASFTNDENNSDLNDVFNNLYKGIHRANLLLSKIEEVKLDAAKKAQYIAETKFLRGLAYFILASNWGPVPIRTAPVETTDGYAVPCGTKEEVWKLVISDFTEAAAGLPPARDAKEKGRATSGAALAYLGKSYMFLEDYGKAETTLDLLSKPPYAYDLVSNFEDNFTDKNEYNAESVFEWTFAPLGDQYGAWSVESPNSPMYNYLPQFIGPPSAGGWFKYVPSNYMVREFVKEQRPAGSDTKFDKRMYASLMWKYSVLGEADATFYDNQTFERMWTSAISTIVRLHPGTQLDTVTYGRFLIRKGTNAWRNVKDADNYWGATPSTANFRVFRFAEVLLLRAEAAAQNGKNGKALDDINRIRRRAGLADKTGADLPGKTDLLKEIDHQKLLELFFEQNRVYDLRRWHKTAAELSQVLKAREKQGANVFQAKHYVFPIPASELKSNPKARQNSLWQ